From one Chanodichthys erythropterus isolate Z2021 chromosome 3, ASM2448905v1, whole genome shotgun sequence genomic stretch:
- the LOC137014596 gene encoding apolipoprotein L3-like produces the protein MNGGKSQTECVSLRDPESGVQMKIGSDDPDSLSQCTKLPQEQMLWLLDFGSEAMASAVLLPGAGSFIIADESSLSARHILHAVSMTGNPPPISERYSEELRELISQMLSRDRKDRPSAEEILAKPFLTDAVDRNSRTPEALLQRFKKSITAFDEAYNKHYKDIEVLVSEWGRITDSMESAHYSATAGSLSGSVIGAAGGITALVGLILAPITLGASLIVTGVGVGVGVAGGVTGAASTITNTVQQKSFRESLEQIQQKYKSVSEPILTPLNTLRKVLRKISKFSVFFGSSAFDNVQISCNLDRRDVLCASQLMNLGLLANVSRIATQTARVGRVVAEAVSGVLSGLLVLLDVAFIVMDSVDIHQMRQGKVDDPEKVQSSVLKSIAEMRRTHNELFNVQKDIQTTREELKDYIDWARGDREIDNDLNSLNI, from the exons atgaatgggggaaagtcac AAACTGAATGTGTTTCTCTCAGGGATCCTGAATCTGGAGTCCAGATGAAGATCGGATCTGATGATCCTGATTCACTGAGTCA ATGCACAAAACTCCCACAGGAACAGATGTTGTGGCTGTTGGATTTTGGCTCTGAGGCAATGGCCAGTGCTGTTCTCCTCCCAGGCGCTGGATCATTCATCATAGCAGATGAAAGCTCCCTGTCTGCG CGCCACATACTTCATGCTGTAAGTATGACAGGAAACCCCCCTCCCATCTCAGAGAGATACTCAGAGGAACTTCGGGAATTAATCAGTCAAATGCTCAGTCGTGACCGTAAAGACAGACCTTCAGCTGAAGAGATTCTAGCTAAACCGTTCCTGACAGATGCAGTAGACAGAAACAGCAGAACTCCAGAGGCACTGCTACAGAGATTTAAGAAGTCTATCACCGCCTTTGATGAGGCCTACAACAAGCACTATAAAGACATTGAGGTTTTAGTTAGTGAGTGGGGAAGAATAACAGATTCGATGGAGTCTGCACATTACAGCGCCACAGCGGGGAGTCTGTCAGGTTCGGTGATCGGAGCAGCTGGAGGAATCACTGCATTAGTGGGTTTAATTTTGGCGCCGATCACTCTTGGGGCGTCTCTGATTGTTACTGGTGTTGGTGTTGGAGTAGGAGTTGCAGGTGGAGTAACAGGTGCTGCATCCACCATTACTAACACTGTACAGCAAAAATCTTTCAGAGAGAGTCTTGAACAAATTCAGCAGAAGTATAAATCTGTAAGCGAACCAATTCTCACACCACTGAATACACTGAGAAAGGTTCTGAGAAAAATCTCaaagttcagtgtttttttcgGCAGCTCAGCTTTTGACAATGTGCAAATATCATGCAATTTAGACAGAAGGGATGTTTTGTGTGCCTCACAACTCATGAATTTGGGTCTGTTGGCAAATGTTAGCAGAATTGCTACTCAGACTGCAAGAGTAGGGCGAGTTGTAGCAGAAGCAGTCTCGGGAGTGTTAAGTGGACTGTTAGTCTTACTTGATGTCGCCTTCATAGTGATGGATTCTGTAGACATTCACCAGATGAGACAGGGAAAAGTAGATGATCCAGAAAAGGTCCAATCCAGTGTGCTTAAATCCATTGCAGAGATGAGGAGAACACATAATGAGCTTTTCAATGTCCAGAAGGATATACAAACAACAAGAGAGGAACTAAAAGACTATATAGATTGGGCCAGGGGTGACAGAGAAATAGACAATGATTTAAATAGTTTAAacatataa
- the LOC137014603 gene encoding trypsin I-P1-like, protein MKFITAFSVVGVILLSIAGFLCQLDVCGRAPLSVGIVGGEDATAGAWPWQVRIHARSALCGGTLINKDWVLSAAHCFNNVSDPNTVMFFGRLNQSGSNPHEIIRTASRIIRHSNYNASTFDNDIALVQLNSSVTFSDYIKPVCLAAAGSVFSAGTESWVTGWGTLQSGGQYPDTLQEVMIPIVSNSDCDKAYRGFNISITSNMICAGLLNQGGKGSCQGDSGGPMVSKKDSLWIQSGIVSFGKGCAEPRYPGVLARVSQYQNWIKSYMSSNPPGFAEFNPTSNSNLGCMPNLLLFSLSLMFSIIPFTFSLYLSS, encoded by the exons ATGAAGTTTATCACAGCTTTCAGTGTTGTTGGAGTTATACTTCTCAGCATAGCAG GTTTTCTCTGCCAGTTAGATG TGTGTGGTCGAGCCCCTCTCAGTGTTGGGATTGTTGGAGGGGAGGATGCGACGGCAGGAGCCTGGCCGTGGCAAGTCAGGATTCATGCCCGTAGCGCTTTGTGTGGTGGGACTCTGATCAATAAAGACTGGGTTTTATCTGCAGCTCACTGCTTCAA TAATGTCAGTGATCCTAACACTGTGATGTTCTTCGGGCGTCTGAACCAATCCGGCTCAAACCCTCATGAGATAATCAGGACAGCGAGTCGAATCATCAGACATAGTAACTATAACGCCTCTACTTTTGACAATGACATAGCACTGGTTCAGCTCAACTCTTCTGTGACCTTCTCTGATTACATTAAGCCGGTCTGTCTGGCAGCAGCTGGTAGTGTATTTTCTGCAGGTACAGAGAGCTGGGTCACTGGATGGGGCACGCTACAGTCTGGAG GCCAGTATCCTGATACACTGCAGGAGGTGATGATACCCATTGTGAGCAACAGTGACTGTGATAAAGCTTATAGAGGGTTTAACATCAGCATCACAAGCAATATGATTTGTGCTGGATTGTTAAATCAGGGAGGAAAAGGTTCATGTCAG GGAGACTCTGGAGGTCCAATGGTCAGTAAGAAAGACTCCCTGTGGATTCAGTCCGGCATTGTGAGTTTTGGTAAAGGATGTGCTGAACCCAGATATCCTGGCGTGTTAGCCAGAGTCTCTCAGTACCAGAACTGGATCAAGTCTTACATGAGCAGCAATCCACCTGGATTTGCTGAATTCAATCCAACATCCAACTCCAACCTTGGATGCATGCCCAACCTCCTCTTATTTTCCCTTTCTCTCATGTTCTCCATCATTCCTTTCACCTTCTCCCTCTATCTCTCTTCCTAA